From the genome of Nitratiruptor sp. YY08-10, one region includes:
- a CDS encoding HNH endonuclease — translation MLKPSVTYGKAKQYFLQKGLYDYWISYARRVTRNKFVKDYLYKRDNGVCPYCNKKVDIDEAVVHHKDYMNVCIYHKDDYVLIDNPTSKRPSRKAKISKCHLCKQENQEKFLDCMNRLTLIHQICNKRISME, via the coding sequence ATGTTGAAGCCATCTGTCACATATGGTAAAGCTAAACAATATTTCTTACAAAAAGGCTTATATGATTATTGGATAAGTTACGCAAGGCGAGTTACAAGGAACAAGTTTGTAAAAGATTATCTATATAAAAGAGATAATGGAGTATGTCCTTATTGCAATAAAAAAGTTGATATTGATGAGGCTGTAGTTCACCATAAAGATTATATGAATGTTTGCATTTACCATAAAGATGATTATGTCTTAATTGATAATCCAACATCAAAACGACCAAGCAGGAAAGCGAAAATATCAAAGTGCCATTTATGCAAACAAGAAAATCAAGAGAAATTTTTAGATTGTATGAACAGGCTTACATTAATTCATCAAATTTGCAATAAAAGAATTTCAATGGAGTAA
- the mobC gene encoding plasmid mobilization relaxosome protein MobC: MEKETRTERIIARLTPSEKKQFQKIVNEYGVKNLSEFIRSVLLTGSYKVTSEECENLRSNLIYELNRIGNNLNQIARYANIEKELDVRILEELSKIKELLEMLTD; the protein is encoded by the coding sequence ATGGAAAAAGAGACCCGTACCGAGCGGATAATTGCAAGGTTAACACCAAGTGAAAAAAAGCAATTTCAAAAAATCGTCAATGAATATGGCGTAAAAAATCTATCTGAATTTATCCGTAGCGTATTACTTACAGGTAGCTATAAAGTAACAAGCGAAGAATGCGAAAATCTCAGATCAAATTTGATTTATGAACTTAATAGGATTGGCAATAATTTAAACCAAATAGCCCGATATGCAAATATAGAAAAAGAACTTGATGTCAGAATATTAGAGGAACTATCAAAAATCAAAGAACTACTTGAAATGCTAACAGATTGA